CTTCCACATAAATGTAGACAGTCACCAGCACCATGTTGATTCCCGCTTGCTTTAGCTTCGTTTCCAGCTTGGTTTTGACCGCGCCAATCGGAACGAACGACACCGGAATATCAGGCCCAAAGTGCTCCAGAAAGACGTTTTTGGTAGCCAAGCCTAGTGGTATGGTTGTCTTGACGTGCTCCTGCTCGAATTCCTTCAAACGATTTTGAATACGGGCTGTCGTTTCTCCCACAATCCGGGAATACTCTTTGAAATTAAAATTCACCGCTTTGATGCTGCCATTCTCGTCTTTCTCCATAATGACAACTTCGTTGACGTCGACACCCTGCTGGGACATCCGTTTGGTGACTGCATCGGTAATGGCGAGCTTGGCGACCTGCTCTGCCTTGGCCTGGGCAATCAGCATCAACGTCGGCTCTACCCTGCGTTCCACAACGATAAACAAAACGATAAATACTACAATAATCAGTAGGAGCCCAGCGAAAATTCTTCTTCTACGTCTTTTCCATCCTCCCCTTCTCAAGCGCACGATGGCTCCCTCTCCCCTTTGGCGGCTCGATTAGTCAGGACGAACCGTACGCATAGCTGGACGTTTTTCTTTGCTTGTGCGCTGTCTGCTGCTGGTAAGCACCCCACCGATTCCCGCGACAAACGTAGGAACTCCTGCCGCGACCAAAATTAATGCCCAATCGCGCAGATTCAAATCCGTTGTTTTGAAGATCGGCTGGAGTGTCTCCATGTATACGACACCGATCACGAGCACGATCGACGAAAGCACGGCCCAGACGAGGTATTTGTTTTCAAATACATTGCGGTGAAAAACGCTATATTGACTCCGGCAATCGAAAACGTGAATTAGCTGCGCCATAACCAACGTAACGAAAGCGACAGTTTGGGCATGCACCAAGTCATTCGGATTCTCTTTGAGCGTCAGCCAGAACGCGAGCAATGTCATGGCCCCGATGAGGAAACCACGGCTAATAATTTTCCAGCCCAACCCTCGGCTGAATATGTTCTCTGCCTTGTTGCGCGGCTTCTGATACATCGTATCTTTCTCCGCCTGATCGACGCCCAACGCCATTGCTGGTAAACCATCCGTCACGAGATTGACCCACAAGATCTGGATCGGCACCAAAGGCAAAGGAAGCCCGAGGAGCATCGCAAAAAACATGACGAGAATCTCGCCTACGTTGGACGCGAGCAAATAACGGATGAATTTTCGAATGTTGTCATAGATGTTACGCCCTTCCTCGACGGCAGCGACAATCGTGGCAAAGTTATCGTCGCGCAGCACGAGATCGGCCGCTTCCTTCGTTACATCTGTACCGGTAATCCCCATCGCGATCCCAATGTCTGAGGTCTTGATCGCAGGAGCATCATTGACACCGTCTCCGGTCATGGCAACAACATGTCCTTGGCTTTGCAGGGCACGGACGATCCGCAGCTTGTGCTCAGGAGACACACGGGCATAGACAGTGACGCGCTCCGCATACTCTGCGAGCTGCTCATCTGACATGCCATCCAGCTCCCGCCCCTCCAATACTTCTCCGTAGCCACGCATCAAACCAATCTGCCGGGCGATTGCTTCTGCTGTCACCTTGTGGTCGCCTGTAATCATGACCGTCTTGATTCCTGCTTGATGGCACAGATTGATCGCTGGGCGCACCTCTTCTCGCGGTGGATCGATCATCCCGGCCATTCCGACAAAGACGAGATTGTTTTCCAAGGAGCCGATTGGCTGTCCAGGGCGATAGCCTTGCAGCGTCTTATACGCGAAGCCAAGTACGCGTAGCGCTTTGCCTGCCATCCGTTCCGTTTGCTCCAGTACTTGGTGACGAAGCGTCGCGGAGAGTGGAATGAGCTCTCCCTTCCACAAAATGTGTGTCGATCTCGCCAACAATGCCTCCGCCGCGCCTTTGGTCAGCAGGGAATATACGCCGTCCGTCCCCTTTTCGACGACCGACATCATTTTGCGGTCAGAATCAAAGGGGAGCTCCTCCACACGCTGTCCCTGATTCTTCTGGTTGCTACGCTCTGTATTGCCGCCCAATGCCTTCGCGGCAAGCACCTTGAGAGCACCTTCTGTCGGGTCGCCTACGACTTGCCAAAAGCGTGACGTCTTGCCCATCCCGAGTAAATTGCGCGTGCTTTGCTCCTCGCATGTCAAACGGGCGTTGTTGCATCTGTCTGCGATTCGGATCATTTGCGAGAGCGCTCCGTCACGGGCGGGAGATACCATTTTCCCTAGATAGTGAAAGGCTCCTTCTGGTGCATAGCCGCTGCCGCTCACCTCATACGTGGAATCGCTGTGCCACACTTGGGTAACAGTCATTTTATTTTGAGTCAGAGTCCCTGTTTTATCAGAGCAAATGACAGAGGCGCATCCCAATGTCTCGACTGATGGGAGCTTGCGTACGATCGCATTGCGGCGGATCATCCGCTGTACGCCAAGCGCTAGCGCGACAGTCACAATCGCCGGCAAGCCTTCCGGAATCGCCGCCACTGCGAGACTCACCCCGGCGAGGAACATCGTAAACAGCTCATGACCATGCCAGACACCAGCAGCGATGACCACAATCGTCAACAGCAGTGCGACGACCACAAGAATTTTGCCCATTTGCTCCAAGCGCAGCTGCAAAGGGGTTTCTGCTTCTTCCGCTGTATTCATCAAGTGCGCGATTTTCCCGATTTCCGTGCTCATCCCTGTCGCTACGACGATGCCGCTCCCTGTTCCTCCGGTCACCATCGTGCCCATGAACGCGAGATTTTTTTGGTCACCAAGCGGTACAGTAGATGCCTGGGCTGTCTCCAGTCTTTTCACGTTTTTTCCGACGGGGACAGACTCCCCTGTCAACGCAGACTCCTCTACCTCTAGCCGATTGGCCGAAAGCAAACGCAAATCTGCGGGAATACGGTCCCCGGCCTCCAATTGCACCAGATCACCAGGTACCAGCCGCGAAGCCGGTATCATGGAAATGTGCCCGCCCCGGATGACGCGCGCCATCGGGGATGCCAGCTCCTTTAGCGCTTGCAAGGATCGCTCAGCCTTGGCCTCCTGAATAAAACCGAGGATGCCGTTAATGAGGATGATCGCGATGATCGCAATCGCATCCAAGTACTCTCCAAGGAAGTACGAGATCAGTGTTGCGATGAACAGGATGAGTACCATAAAATCCTTGAACTGATCAACAAAGACCGAGTAGAGAGGCTTTCGCTTTTGTTCAGCCAACTGGTTGGCACCTTGTTTAGCCAGTCGCCGCTCCGCCTCCTGCTGAGTCAACCCTTGCGCAGCATCACTATGAAGGGCTTCGGTCACGTCGGCCGCCGCCAGCGTGTACCATTTTCGAATTGGCTGTGTATCCACCTACATCTCCTCCATCCACTTCTCACTCATTTTCATGTGTATGCAGACGAGCTAGAAAATAAAACAACCCGTCCATTTATCTGGACGGGTCTGTGATTAGTTTGTCGGTTATTTCAAGCTTTTGGCTACACCAATGCAAATCAACAAAATCGGCGGCAGCCAGGTGAGTCTCGTCAACCAGCTAGCTTTTCCTGCGCGCCTACCGAGGGCAATTCCTACCGCAAGAAGTAAAGCACTCATCACTGCGATACAGAGAGCGACGAGCAGTGGCGAGTATCCCAAAAACGTAAGGCTGATGCCTGCGCCGAAAGCATCCAAAGACAGGGCAAGCCCCAACATGACGGCCTCCCAGCCCATAATATGCCCAGAACGGTCAGCATCGGCTTTGGACGGATCTTTTAAAATCTGGATCATGACACCAAAAATGCGGAACTGCGACAATAATACGATGGGCTCCTGCTCTTCCTGTTTTTCTGCGGCTACGACGGCGTTGCTGCTCGCAGCAGTAGACTCCTGAGCCTCTGTCCCCGACCGTGTCGCAATGAGCCGCCACAGAGTAAACAAACCCATGAGGATCAAGACCGCGGCACCAATATACTTGCCGATCTCGGGTGTTAACCATTCGGTGAGGGATGAGCCTACGAGCATGACACCATATACAACAGCAAACGAACAACCGGAAACGACGACGAGCGACAAAAAGGGCATTCTCATGTTCCGTAAACCATACGTCAATCCTACACTGACACTGTCCATGCTGATGGCCAGGGAAACGAGCAGGAGTGCGAGCCATCCGCTCATATGTGGTCACCTCTTTCCCATTGCCTATTAGGTATACGCGAAAAGCTCAGCTGATGTGCCAACAAATCATTGCCATCTCATTTGGAAACTGATACCATCAAATTAAACAACGTTTAAAACGGTGTTTAACAAAGAATTTTGTTTCCAATAAATAAGGAGGTTGATCATGTCACAGGTAGATAAAAACAGCGAAACGAAAGCGAAAATTTTGCAATCGACACTGGATTTGATCAAGATGGAGGGCTTCGAGACTGTGACGGTGCGGAAAATCGCAGCGGATTCCGGTACCAACGTAGCTTTGGTTAACTACTATTTCGGTTCCAAGGATAAGCTCATCAATGAAGCCCTCAGTGCATTTCTAGGCAGCTTTACAGCTACATTTGATCTCTTGGATAACACATCTCTGCTTCCCCAAGAACGACTCAAGCAGTTTTTAATGAGCTACGTGCAGATCATCCAGCAATATCCCGAGCTGGTTTCGCGAATCTTTTCGCTTGGTGGTGCTGTATTTACCTCGCAATATGAGTACGGTCAATTTCTAAAAAGCATCGGGTTTGTGAAGATTGAGGGAGTTTTGAAGGAAATGACCCACGAAGAAGACCATGAGGTTCTCATGATGATGATCATGCAACTCTTTGGAGCGATTTTTCTGCCAGCCTTGCTCAAGTCGATATTGTCTACAGGCGCTGGAATCGAGGTCGCTTCCGTAGAGCAACAGATTGATTTGTTATTCGCACGCTATTTTCATGAAAAATAGGAAATAGGGGGAGAGACAGATGGACTTTTTGCGAAAATATTGGTCTGATCTCGGTCTGTTAGTGGCAGTTGGCGTTGGTCTGTATTTGATGATTCAATGGAGTACCATTCCTGCTATCGAGCGGCTGTTGTGGCTAAGCTTCATTGCCATCCTTGTTCATCAGTATGAAGAGTACCGTTGGCCGGGATATTTTGCCGGACTGTTTAATGGTTTGATTTTCAAAAGCAGCCATCCAGAGAGATATCCGCTGAATCCACAGTCTGCGATGATCATCAACCTCGTCATTGCCTATGTCTTTTATCTAGTTCCCCTCTTGTTCCCGACGGTCATCTGGCTCGGTTTGGCACCGATTCTCATGGGCTTCTTCCAGTTTATCTGGCATGGAGTTTTTGCGAATCTAAAAGCGAAAACCATCTACAATCCGGGCTTGTTCGCCGTTATCTTTTTCCACATCCCGATCGGGGTATGGTATATCCAGCACATCATCTCCACTGGCATGGTAACCACGCCAGACTGGATCATCGGGACGATCTATTTCATCGTTGCGGTGTACATTCTCATCGTGAAGGGCAATATGTGGCTAAAGGACGAAAACTCCCGTTATACCTTTACTCGCCAGCAGTTGGGGCCTTACATTCATAAATCGTAAAACATAAAAAAGAAGAGGCCGCTGTCAGCCTCTTCTTTTTCTCTTGCCTTTCCACCTATTTGATTTCAAAAGGTACTTTCCACTTCACGTCATGCTCCACCATATAGGTAGCGTAGGATACCGTGAGCTTTTTCGGTTCTTGCTTCAAGCGCGGAATCGTGACCTCACCTTTGATCTGTACTCGTCCGTCCTTGTCTCTGGTGCTTTCCGTGCTCACTGACACAGCGTAAGTCTTCCCATTTTCATCCTTTACAGACCAATCGCGGTTCTCGACTATGCCTTTTCCTAATGTACCCTCTATGGTCATTACGGCCTCACCTAGATCTTCGCCGTTACCTGGCTCCCATGCAAAAGAAGAGAATGTAAAGGTACTGCCTGTCTCATCCTTGAAAGTCGCAGCTTTCTTGTCTAGTTCTGTTGGAACCAGATCAAATTTAGGAGATGCCAGTTTTTTCTCATAAATTTTCTGAAGCTCAAGCTTTAATGTTTGTTCTCCCTGTATCGGGCCAAATGTATGCCACCAATTCAAGACATCGCCTTCTGGTCTTTCTTCCGCTTCTTCTTCTGTTCTTGGTGTGAAAAGAACATTCTCCTTGTTATCAAGCCCATCATCCAATGATTTCATATCCCAAGCTGCTACCACTTCCCCTTTTTCATTGGTGATTTCGTACATCATATTCTCTCCCGAAAAAGCAGGATCACGCTCTTTCTCTGTGATAATGGCGCCTCGCGGATTTTTCCGATCGTACAGGATCGACGTTCGTTCAACCTCCAAATAAGCTGATTTTGGGAAAGTGGTATCCAGCATGACCCGTGTCGCACTCGGGGAAAATTCGATATTTTTCAGCTCAATCCCGAGCCCTTGCGGCGATTGAAAAACAGTATCCTTGAAGGCAACCGTTTTCGTCGCTTCCTTGGCTTTCTTCATATCGATCGGAACTTCCAATGACCATTTTCCTGTCTTATCTGCGATTTCTGTCTGTTCTAAATGTAAGGTCAGTTGGTCAGGAGTCGCCTCAGTTGATTCGAAGATTTCGTTCAAAAATCGCTCTGTGATGAAAAACTCTCCATGACTTCCCGAATTATCTCCTCCATCATCCTCAAACCAATCTTTTCCGTTCTGATCAATCAGCTTCGCATTCAAAATATGATCTTCAATCTTCTTGCCGCTCTCGTCGTACACATCATAGATGACGGCGATCCTCATCGAGTCAGCCAACAGTTCTTTTAACTCGACGGTAATTCCTTGATCGGTTGCCTTTTGCTCCAGCTTTTGGACAAGGCCTTTATTGACAGCATTTTTCATACCGCTATCCGAATCCTTTTCAATCTGGAACAAGCTATTCACATAATTCGCAAACGTAGGTGATACAACCGTTCCAGTCACCACCAACGCCGTAAGTCCTGCTACTACCAATCCTGTCTTCTTCACAATATCCCAACCCCTTTGTCTTCTGGTTCGGGAGGAGCGCTTTCGCGTAGAACGTGGAGGAACTGCATCTGACAGCTTATCCATGACCTCATCTGTAAACGCATCGGGTACAGGAGCTTCCGGAATGGTGGTAAAATCCTCTTCCTGCATGCCTTCTACCCACTCTTGCAGTTGCTTCTGGCATTGTGGGCAATTTTCTACATGTTGCTCCAATCCTTTGCTCTCGGCAGGGGCCAGCTCATCGTTTACGTATAGCTTCAATTGATTAAACATGAAGCATTTCATAAATAGCTCCCCCTCCCATCGTTTTCGTCAGGCTGTCCTTCATCTTTTTGCGGGCACGGAATAAACGCATCTGAACGGAGCTCTCCGAGAGAGACAGTTGCTCGCTGATTTCTCGATACGACAGACGATGGATATAAAATAGGACGAATACCTTGCGATACTCCTCATCCAGCAGCATGATGCTGCGTTCCAGCTCGGCGTCCCGCTCCTTTTTCAATAAAGTCGTCTCTGGCGTATCTGGGTCAATCAGCTGCTCCTCATCGATTTCTACCTGTTCTGTTCGTTTGCGTTTTCTCATTTCATCGAAACAATGATTGCTCGCAATTCGATACAGCCACGACGAAAACCTGTACTCAGGCCGATAGTCGTGTAAACGATAAAAGGTTTTGATAAACACGTCTTGAGCCAAATCCTGTGCGTCTGGCATGTTGCCGATCATCCTGTACAAATAGCCAACGATCTTGCCCTTGTATCTGTCGACAATTTGTCTGTACTGCTCATGATCGCCAGCCAGGATTTGCTCGATTAGTTCCTGATCGTCCGGCATTTTGCTACTCCTCCATCTATCACAGATCAAGCCAGCGGGGAATGCTGCGCAGCTTCCGTTTTGGTTGATTCATAAGCTAATACGGTTTAAATGGAAAAACCTTTCTCTACTTTTAAAAAATTCTAGGTTCAGTTATCCAAATAAAAAAGAAGAGGCATTTTTCGGCCTCTTCATCCTGTCTTCCAGCTATTTGATTTCAATCGGTACCTCCCAATTTATGTGGTTTGAGTCGGCATAGTGGAGGAGAAGAAAAAGCACAGTTCTCTTCGACTCTGACACGCCAGCGTGGGAGATTGACTGTCCGTCTCCCCTGCAAAAAGAGGACCGTCGAGCCAAAGCCACCCTACGGGCGGACGTTTCTCAGGGAAGAAGTGTTCGACAAGCGTGGTCCTCTTTTTGCAGTTCCGACTGGGTAGGCGTTGTCAAGGTCTGCGAGCCCTGTGCTTTTTCTTCTCACCGGCTTTGCTGCCTCTTAAAACTAAGAAAGCGCAAAAAAAGAGCTCGACAGCCTGAAAGGAATCAGGACTGCCGAACTCACTAGTAATTGAATTTATTATTTCATAGATGGGAGGGCATTAAGCACGTACAGATAGTGCCCGTGCGAGCAACTCTACCAGCCTCTGCGCATACTCGCCAGTCGTATCCCTTGCCCCTGAGAATTCCGTCACTTCCATACTTGTCACGCGCGAATCTCGTAAGACAGTTGCCAGCAATGCCTCCGCTTCGGACAGCGACAATCCAATCTCACTTGGAGAATAGGCCGCTGGCATCGCGTCTTTGTGCATGATATCTACGTCGAAATGGACGAGAATTTTGGCATCAGGCGGGATCGATTGGAGCATATGAGAAACTCGTTCCACTATGCTCCCTTCTGTGAGCTGGGCCAAGGTCATGATATCAACACCGAAAGTCTCTCCAGGCATCTGCTGGCAACCGACAAGGCGGATTCGCTCTGCATCCCAGCCGCTTGGTTCGATCCATTGTCCGCGATCCTGAAGCAAAAACCACAATCCCATCCCTGCTGCCCCAATACAGCGGGAAGCCGATGGAACTACAGTATCGAGATGACCGTCAAGCACGAGCAGATACGCTCTTTCCTGATACCGAGCCTGATGAGCCTGTGCCGTTGCAACGACCAAACTGCAATCGCCACCGAGCATCAAGACAAAGTCGTCTGTATCGAGCCACTCTTGCGCGTGCTTTTGCAGCAAATCCCACAACATACGCGGAGCCGGCCAATTACGAACTGGGGGAATATTATGGCGAGGCAAATCATCGGGAAGATGCAGGTTTCCCACATCCTGCACATCCAACCCATGCTGCTGCAACTGCTCGATCAATCCTGCTGTACGAAGCGCGTCCGGAGCTAATTCTGTACCAGAGACATATGCCCCAGTGAAATGCGGGATACCAGCCACTTTTACGTTGATAAACAGTCCCTCCCAAGGAAATTCATGGTATGAATGTCCTTAAAAGTATATCACAGCCTGGCTTGCAATAATTGGATGAGGTCACTGACGGATGGTCGCAGCCAGCCATCTGGCAAGGCTGCCTTCTCCCCGCGCAGCAATTGGCAAGCGAGTGCATTCGGATGGACATCTGCACTTAAGAAATACACTTGGTTCACAGGCTGCGGGAGCGCGTCCATGACTTCCACATATTTGTTGACATACACCTGCAACGCATCGCGATAGGCTGGAGTTGTTAGCGCTGCTCCACACCACACGTCAATTCCGGTCAACGCCTTGGCATGGGCTGCATCCAAGCTTTTGGCGAGCGAGCATACAACGAACAACAGCTTCTCTGGCGCCAGCTTGAACCGCTTTTGATACTGCTTGGCAAAACGGGCAAGTGTCGCATTCCAGGACGGCGTATCGTAGCTGCCGAGATCAGGAATGCATTTGAGTGCCGCGACTAACTGTTCCTCCCTCTTTATAAACAAGAGACCGTCGATCACTTGAAACGAAAGCCCTGCCAACTGCCCTGACAAAAACTCACCCACCCGCTCATGCATGACGCGAGAGATTCGCTGTGAGGATTTGCGCTTTAGCTTTTGCCGTATGCGCACCTCTTCTTCCTCCAGGTATACCCGTATCAGCCTGGAAAACAAATCTGCCTCCGTAGTTGGCTCTAGTATCAGGCACTCCAAACGGCTATAGGCGTCTGCCACGCTTTGGTCCCATTGCCCTTCTTTTTCTGTGCCCATCATTAACCTCCCTCACATCATATCGGGTGCGTGATCGGCCACGACCAGCACATCCATGTGTCGAACCTCCCGCAATAATCGCTGAATGACCGAACCCTCGAGAATTTCCTTCCAGCGGGTCCGCGCCGACTGCCCGATGACGACCTGCGTCGTTCCTTTTTCGTTCATATGCCAAACCAGCTTGGTGAAAACCTTGCGTCTGGAAGGGGCTTCGTATCGTTCGAAACGACCTCCGAGCCGCTCTGTTAGTGCCTTCAGCTTCGCCAGCTGTGTCTCTTCCTCTTCTGTCAGCGACGGATGATCCTGCACGTATGCTACATGCCAGGACGCCTTCAACCGATAGGCAATTCGAAACCCTCGGCGAATCAAACGTTCACTGTCAGCTCGCAAATTCACACAGACAAAAATGACTTCCTGCTGCCGCCAAGGCCCGCGCAGCGTTCGTCGCTCCCACGCCTCCAAGCGTTCGTCGACGTCGTCCGCCACTTCACGCAAGGCCAGCTCTCGAAGCGCGATCAAATTCCCTGTTTTGAAAAAGTTGGTCAGCGACTGCTCTACCTTTTCCATCGCGTAAATATTGCCCTCCCGCATCCGCTGACGCAGTGCTTTGGGTGAAATATCGATCAGCTCTACCTCATCTGCCTGATGCAGAATGTGGTCCGGCACCGTCTCTCGCACGCGGATCCCCGTGATTTGCTCGACGCTGTCGTTTAAGCTCTCGAGGTGCTGTATGTTCATTGTGGATATGACAGAAATACCCGCAGCCAAAATCTTCTCGACATCGTGGTATCGCTTCTCATAGGTACTCCCTGGCACATTCGTATGTGCCAGCTCATCCACCAGTACGACCTCCGGATTTCGCCGGATGATTTCGTCCGTGTCCATTTCTTCCAGCGTCACGTTTTTATACGGGATGCGCTTGCGAGGGATAAGAGGAAGTCCCCCTACCTGCTCAATGGTTTCTTTTCGTCCATGCGTTTCTAAAAGCCCAATCACTACGTCGATGCCATTTTCGGCGAGCTCGTTGCCTTCTCTCAGCATCGTGTACGTCTTGCCGACACCAGGTGCGGCTCCTACATATACTTTTAGCGTCCCGCGCTTGATTTTACCGATTTCTTGCTGCATCTCCTCATCGGAGAGTCGGCGGTACGGATTGGCCGTTACCGCTTGTTCTCGCTTGGTCGGCATGACGCGCTCACCGTCCCGCTCCGAACGATCCGCCACGATCAAGATATCGATATTTTTCGTTTGCCGAAGAATCTTATGGACGATGGAGCCGTACCATATCTCTTCCCAGCGCGTACGCTTGGACTGTCCCATGACGATTCGGGACACATTATTCTCCATCGCATATGCGACGAGCTCGTTTGCTACGTCCTTTTCACGTGCAAGCATCTGCTCTTCAAAGGTACCTCCGACTTTGTCCACGAGCTTTCCGATGGATCTCTTAAAAGTCGCTTCTTCCTTCGTCAGCTTCTTGGATAAAGGGAGAAAACAGACGACCAAGAGCTCTCCGCCGAGCCTCTTGGCAACCTGTTGTCCTCGCCGAACCAATATCGAGCCATTCCAATGATACTGGGCAGAAACCAGCACCTTCTCTGTGGCTCCTGAAGCCCCTACCATGCCGTGCTTCTCCCGATAATCCTCCAAATCCTCGTTTACGCCCGTAGCTACGAACCGAAGAGCGAGTTCTCGTAGCATATGCAGATTGTCTCTGCGAAACAACGGATGCTTGGTTCGAGTCGGGTTGCGATCGTCTTCTTGCAGCCGTTTCAGAATGGCTTCTGGCGTGACGTCGAGCAATTTCACCTCGTCAGCCATGGCAAGCGTATCCTCAGGGACACACTGGTCGATCCGCACTTCTGCCTTCGTCAGTCGCTCCGCCATCTCTTTCATCCCGGCCAATTCGTAAATGTTGACCGTCGCAATCACACTAATATTGTGGTTCAGCAAATACTGAACATCGTCTAGGCTAGTTGGGCGCGGAGCATCTGGACGATTACGATGAGCCAAACCGTCTACGAGTACGACTTCCGGATCTCGCTCGATAATGGCTGCAACGTCCAGATCATGTCTCGCTTCCCCGAGGGAATACCAGATGATTGGCTGGATTTGCTCCAAGCCCTCCCGCTTTTGCGCCAGCTTGGGATGGGTGGCCTCACCTGAGCCAGCTACGACCACATCAATCCCTTTTTTCTTAAGCGTCTGCCCTTCCATTAGCAGGTGATAGGTTTTACCTGAGCCACTGACTGCCCCCAGAATGATTTTCAGCCTGCCCCGGTGCATTCTG
This genomic stretch from Brevibacillus sp. DP1.3A harbors:
- a CDS encoding universal stress protein, with protein sequence MVEQFRRKSPEEILQSISRMHRGRLKIILGAVSGSGKTYHLLMEGQTLKKKGIDVVVAGSGEATHPKLAQKREGLEQIQPIIWYSLGEARHDLDVAAIIERDPEVVLVDGLAHRNRPDAPRPTSLDDVQYLLNHNISVIATVNIYELAGMKEMAERLTKAEVRIDQCVPEDTLAMADEVKLLDVTPEAILKRLQEDDRNPTRTKHPLFRRDNLHMLRELALRFVATGVNEDLEDYREKHGMVGASGATEKVLVSAQYHWNGSILVRRGQQVAKRLGGELLVVCFLPLSKKLTKEEATFKRSIGKLVDKVGGTFEEQMLAREKDVANELVAYAMENNVSRIVMGQSKRTRWEEIWYGSIVHKILRQTKNIDILIVADRSERDGERVMPTKREQAVTANPYRRLSDEEMQQEIGKIKRGTLKVYVGAAPGVGKTYTMLREGNELAENGIDVVIGLLETHGRKETIEQVGGLPLIPRKRIPYKNVTLEEMDTDEIIRRNPEVVLVDELAHTNVPGSTYEKRYHDVEKILAAGISVISTMNIQHLESLNDSVEQITGIRVRETVPDHILHQADEVELIDISPKALRQRMREGNIYAMEKVEQSLTNFFKTGNLIALRELALREVADDVDERLEAWERRTLRGPWRQQEVIFVCVNLRADSERLIRRGFRIAYRLKASWHVAYVQDHPSLTEEEETQLAKLKALTERLGGRFERYEAPSRRKVFTKLVWHMNEKGTTQVVIGQSARTRWKEILEGSVIQRLLREVRHMDVLVVADHAPDMM